From a region of the Lactuca sativa cultivar Salinas chromosome 4, Lsat_Salinas_v11, whole genome shotgun sequence genome:
- the LOC111896440 gene encoding F-box/FBD/LRR-repeat protein At1g13570, whose amino-acid sequence MKAQCQSSDRISTLPEDTIEKILTHMPIRDALRTSILSKKWRYCWTRMPKLVFDDNMFTRSSIFENDISKDYNFEDKIIKAIFQVLLLHKGPISEFCLCIVDAEIVNEIDMIILHLSWNKNIKKFIFECVEGYKLPCSFFSFQELEHLDLRCCKIELPHMFNGFSKLKILKFDAVEITAKMLQRFLTNCPLLEELTLHFAAGGMPWKLPTSLIHLRRLVLDVCFLIQDEISSTLCLINNSPNLEKIQINMIYNGEKTLANLPDIQEDYSGLNLDHLKELEITRFGIFATEMEFLKLIMAKSPLLKKARIELSILVTVGEENKMLRDLLFLPFPRASPAAKFSIERPKY is encoded by the exons ATGAAAGCTCAATGCCAAAGTTCGGATAGAATCAGTACACTCCCTGAAGATACAATTGAAAAAATTCTAACTCATATGCCAATCCGAGATGCATTAAGGACAAGCATTTTGTCAAAGAAATGGAGGTATTGTTGGACCAGAATGCCGAAACTTGTATTTGATGACAACATGTTTACACGATCATCTATATTCGAAAATGATATAAGCAAAGATTATAACTTTGAAGATAAGATTATCAAGGCAATCTTCCAAGTTTTGTTGCTACACAAGGGTCCGATATCGGAATTCTGTCTTTGTATTGTAGATGCAGAAATCGTTAATGAGATTGACATGATAATACTCCATCTTTCATGGAACAAAAATATCAAGAAATTCATTTTTGAATGTGTTGAAGGCTACAAGCTACCATGTTCGTTTTTTTCGTTTCAAGAATTAGAACACCTAGATCTCAGATGTTGTAAAATTGAGCTTCCTCATATGTTTAACGGATTTAGTAAGTTGAAAATCCTCAAATTTGACGCAGTTGAAATCACTGCTAAGATGCTTCAACGATTCCTTACCAATTGCCCACTACTTGAGGAGCTTACTTTG CACTTTGCTGCAGGTGGTATGCCATGGAAGCTCCCCACTTCACTAATCCACTTGAGGAGACTTGTTCTTGATGTCTGTTTTCTAATACAAGACGAGATTTCATCCACACTTTGTCTGATCAACAACTCCCCAAATTTGGAGAAGATTCAAATAAAC ATGATTTATAATGGTGAAAAAACTCTCGCCAACTTGCCTGATATTCAAGAAGACTATTCTGGCCTCAACTTGGATCATCTTAAAGAATTGGAGATCACAAGGTTCGGTATCTTTGCTACCGAAATGGAGTTTTTGAAACTCATTATGGCTAAGTCACCTCTGCTTAAGAAAGCACGAATAGAGCTCAGTATATTGGTTACTGTTGGTGAAGAAAATAAGATGCTTCGAGATTTGTTATTTCTGCCATTTCCACGTGCATCACCAGCAGCAAAATTCAGTATCGAACGCCCTAAATATTAG